A genome region from Bombus terrestris chromosome 10, iyBomTerr1.2, whole genome shotgun sequence includes the following:
- the LOC100646303 gene encoding YTH domain-containing protein 1 isoform X2, with translation MDNNTDGDNLNLSCGENDIVDELKIAADETYDTRSEVSSSSSNSDSSQPSISSVSTKSSRGDNKRNRKNRGKRARSRDSKSSSPETKRARSKESKGVTKSYDYATKLNYLFRDARFFIIKSNNAENVTLSKAKGVWSTLPQNEANLNQAYRESRNVLLIFSVKESGKFAGFARLSTESRRDGAPISWVLPPGLSAKALGGVFKVDWICRKELPFTATLHLYNPWNDGKQVKIGRDGQEIEPRVAEELCRLFPEDEGIEMTPILRKSKEAAKHIMKSRSYRDNRPVNSSPRFLRSRGGRGRRLFLTSRSRLASLARGSHLVGTEHRGSRDHHHHHRNEFYRGYGSTGLGVAAAAEAYVADYMRTMQHQLPPLPPYAAPHPYDSLPPPPPPPRYYDGLPLPPDYSAAASALEKRSYERSVDEFLWRTASRHSRHSDHRSSRDHHHRYRDRR, from the exons atgGACAATAATACAGATGGAGACAACTTAAATCTGAGCTGCGGGGAAAATGACATAGtggatgaattaaaaattgctgCAGATGAAACTTATGATACACGTAGTGAAGTTTCATCTAGTAGTTCAAATTCTGATTCTAGTCAACCAAGCATAAGCTCTGTTTCAACAAAATCTTCACGTGGAGATAATAAACGTAATCGAAAAAATAGGGGAAAGCGTGCTAGATCCAGAGATTCTAAATCTTCCAGCCCTGAAACAAAACGTGCAAGATCTAAGGAGAGCAAAGGAGTTACTAAGAGCTATGATTATGcaacaaaattaaattacttgttTAGAGATGCAAG attttTCATCATCAAATCAAATAATGCTGAAAATGTCACACTATCAAAGGCCAAAGGAGTATGGAGTACATTACCCCAAAATGAAGCCAATTTAAATCAAGCTTATAGAGAGTCCAGAAATGTTTTGCTTATCTTTTCTGTAAAGGAATCTGGAAAATTTGCTGGGTTTGCAAGATTAAGTACAGAATCTAGAAGAGATGGAGCACCAATTTCTTGg gtACTACCACCTGGGTTGTCTGCAAAAGCTTTGGGTGGTGTATTTAAAGTTGATTGGATATGTAGGAAAGAATTACCATTTACAGcaacattacatttatataatcCATGGAATGATGGTAAACAGGTGAAAATCGGACGTGACGGGCAGGAAATCGAACCAAGAGTTGCAGAAGAATTATGCCGATTATTTCCAGAAGATGAAG GAATTGAAATGACCCCTATTTTGAGAAAATCTAAGGAAGCAGCAAAACATATTATGAAATCTCGTTCATATCGGGATAATAGACCTGTTAATAGCAGCCCTAGATTTTTACGCTCAAGGGGAGGCAGAGGACGTAGACTTTTCTTAACTTCACGATCTCGTTTAGCTTCATTAGCTAGAGGATCCCATTTAGTTGGTACTGAACATAGAGGATCAAGagatcatcatcatcatcatcg aaatgaattttatagGGGTTACGGTAGCACAGGATTGGGTGTAGCTGCTGCAGCTGAAGCATATGTTGCAGATTATATGCGTACTATGCAACACCAGTTGCCTCCTCTACCTCCTTATGCTGCACCTCATCCATACGATTCTTTACCTCCACCGCCGCCACCACCTAGGTATTATGATGGTTTACCATTACCACCTGATTACAGTGCAGCGGCATCCGCACTTGAAAAACGTAGTTACGAAAGGAGTGTAGACGAATTCTTGTGGAGAACAGCAAGTCGTCATAGTCGACATAGTGATCATCGATCCTCTCGTGATCATCATCATAGATATAGGGACCGTAGAtaa
- the LOC100646303 gene encoding YTH domain-containing protein 1 isoform X1 yields the protein MDNNTDGDNLNLSCGENDIVDELKIAADETYDTRSEVSSSSSNSDSSQPSISSVSTKSSRGDNKRNRKNRGKRARSRDSKSSSPETKRARSKESKGVTKSYDYATKLNYLFRDARFFIIKSNNAENVTLSKAKGVWSTLPQNEANLNQAYRESRNVLLIFSVKESGKFAGFARLSTESRRDGAPISWVLPPGLSAKALGGVFKVDWICRKELPFTATLHLYNPWNDGKQVKIGRDGQEIEPRVAEELCRLFPEDEGIEMTPILRKSKEAAKHIMKSRSYRDNRPVNSSPRFLRSRGGRGRRLFLTSRSRLASLARGSHLVGTEHRGSRDHHHHHRYATWFNRSDSPYSKGYGSTGLGVAAAAEAYVADYMRTMQHQLPPLPPYAAPHPYDSLPPPPPPPRYYDGLPLPPDYSAAASALEKRSYERSVDEFLWRTASRHSRHSDHRSSRDHHHRYRDRR from the exons atgGACAATAATACAGATGGAGACAACTTAAATCTGAGCTGCGGGGAAAATGACATAGtggatgaattaaaaattgctgCAGATGAAACTTATGATACACGTAGTGAAGTTTCATCTAGTAGTTCAAATTCTGATTCTAGTCAACCAAGCATAAGCTCTGTTTCAACAAAATCTTCACGTGGAGATAATAAACGTAATCGAAAAAATAGGGGAAAGCGTGCTAGATCCAGAGATTCTAAATCTTCCAGCCCTGAAACAAAACGTGCAAGATCTAAGGAGAGCAAAGGAGTTACTAAGAGCTATGATTATGcaacaaaattaaattacttgttTAGAGATGCAAG attttTCATCATCAAATCAAATAATGCTGAAAATGTCACACTATCAAAGGCCAAAGGAGTATGGAGTACATTACCCCAAAATGAAGCCAATTTAAATCAAGCTTATAGAGAGTCCAGAAATGTTTTGCTTATCTTTTCTGTAAAGGAATCTGGAAAATTTGCTGGGTTTGCAAGATTAAGTACAGAATCTAGAAGAGATGGAGCACCAATTTCTTGg gtACTACCACCTGGGTTGTCTGCAAAAGCTTTGGGTGGTGTATTTAAAGTTGATTGGATATGTAGGAAAGAATTACCATTTACAGcaacattacatttatataatcCATGGAATGATGGTAAACAGGTGAAAATCGGACGTGACGGGCAGGAAATCGAACCAAGAGTTGCAGAAGAATTATGCCGATTATTTCCAGAAGATGAAG GAATTGAAATGACCCCTATTTTGAGAAAATCTAAGGAAGCAGCAAAACATATTATGAAATCTCGTTCATATCGGGATAATAGACCTGTTAATAGCAGCCCTAGATTTTTACGCTCAAGGGGAGGCAGAGGACGTAGACTTTTCTTAACTTCACGATCTCGTTTAGCTTCATTAGCTAGAGGATCCCATTTAGTTGGTACTGAACATAGAGGATCAAGagatcatcatcatcatcatcggtATGCTACTTGGTTTAATCGAAGCGATTCTCCTTATTCCAA GGGTTACGGTAGCACAGGATTGGGTGTAGCTGCTGCAGCTGAAGCATATGTTGCAGATTATATGCGTACTATGCAACACCAGTTGCCTCCTCTACCTCCTTATGCTGCACCTCATCCATACGATTCTTTACCTCCACCGCCGCCACCACCTAGGTATTATGATGGTTTACCATTACCACCTGATTACAGTGCAGCGGCATCCGCACTTGAAAAACGTAGTTACGAAAGGAGTGTAGACGAATTCTTGTGGAGAACAGCAAGTCGTCATAGTCGACATAGTGATCATCGATCCTCTCGTGATCATCATCATAGATATAGGGACCGTAGAtaa
- the LOC100646303 gene encoding YTH domain-containing protein 1 isoform X3, with amino-acid sequence MDNNTDGDNLNLSCGENDIVDELKIAADETYDTRSEVSSSSSNSDSSQPSISSVSTKSSRGDNKRNRKNRGKRARSRDSKSSSPETKRARSKESKGVTKSYDYATKLNYLFRDARFFIIKSNNAENVTLSKAKGVWSTLPQNEANLNQAYRESRNVLLIFSVKESGKFAGFARLSTESRRDGAPISWVLPPGLSAKALGGVFKVDWICRKELPFTATLHLYNPWNDGKQVKIGRDGQEIEPRVAEELCRLFPEDEGIEMTPILRKSKEAAKHIMKSRSYRDNRPVNSSPRFLRSRGGRGRRLFLTSRSRLASLARGSHLVGTEHRGSRDHHHHHRGYGSTGLGVAAAAEAYVADYMRTMQHQLPPLPPYAAPHPYDSLPPPPPPPRYYDGLPLPPDYSAAASALEKRSYERSVDEFLWRTASRHSRHSDHRSSRDHHHRYRDRR; translated from the exons atgGACAATAATACAGATGGAGACAACTTAAATCTGAGCTGCGGGGAAAATGACATAGtggatgaattaaaaattgctgCAGATGAAACTTATGATACACGTAGTGAAGTTTCATCTAGTAGTTCAAATTCTGATTCTAGTCAACCAAGCATAAGCTCTGTTTCAACAAAATCTTCACGTGGAGATAATAAACGTAATCGAAAAAATAGGGGAAAGCGTGCTAGATCCAGAGATTCTAAATCTTCCAGCCCTGAAACAAAACGTGCAAGATCTAAGGAGAGCAAAGGAGTTACTAAGAGCTATGATTATGcaacaaaattaaattacttgttTAGAGATGCAAG attttTCATCATCAAATCAAATAATGCTGAAAATGTCACACTATCAAAGGCCAAAGGAGTATGGAGTACATTACCCCAAAATGAAGCCAATTTAAATCAAGCTTATAGAGAGTCCAGAAATGTTTTGCTTATCTTTTCTGTAAAGGAATCTGGAAAATTTGCTGGGTTTGCAAGATTAAGTACAGAATCTAGAAGAGATGGAGCACCAATTTCTTGg gtACTACCACCTGGGTTGTCTGCAAAAGCTTTGGGTGGTGTATTTAAAGTTGATTGGATATGTAGGAAAGAATTACCATTTACAGcaacattacatttatataatcCATGGAATGATGGTAAACAGGTGAAAATCGGACGTGACGGGCAGGAAATCGAACCAAGAGTTGCAGAAGAATTATGCCGATTATTTCCAGAAGATGAAG GAATTGAAATGACCCCTATTTTGAGAAAATCTAAGGAAGCAGCAAAACATATTATGAAATCTCGTTCATATCGGGATAATAGACCTGTTAATAGCAGCCCTAGATTTTTACGCTCAAGGGGAGGCAGAGGACGTAGACTTTTCTTAACTTCACGATCTCGTTTAGCTTCATTAGCTAGAGGATCCCATTTAGTTGGTACTGAACATAGAGGATCAAGagatcatcatcatcatcatcg GGGTTACGGTAGCACAGGATTGGGTGTAGCTGCTGCAGCTGAAGCATATGTTGCAGATTATATGCGTACTATGCAACACCAGTTGCCTCCTCTACCTCCTTATGCTGCACCTCATCCATACGATTCTTTACCTCCACCGCCGCCACCACCTAGGTATTATGATGGTTTACCATTACCACCTGATTACAGTGCAGCGGCATCCGCACTTGAAAAACGTAGTTACGAAAGGAGTGTAGACGAATTCTTGTGGAGAACAGCAAGTCGTCATAGTCGACATAGTGATCATCGATCCTCTCGTGATCATCATCATAGATATAGGGACCGTAGAtaa